From a region of the Solanum stenotomum isolate F172 chromosome 2, ASM1918654v1, whole genome shotgun sequence genome:
- the LOC125855508 gene encoding zeatin O-glucosyltransferase-like, protein MVNRNFQVLHVFTSVQFSYKYKRMNIDKLASTMTQAQLADHREDPTQVQNSTSMCSDENLLNHEFSKLKQDEVAIVMVPFPAQGHLNQLLQLSCLISSYGLPVYYVGSATHNRQARIRANALNPSDIAKVHFHDIPTPEFASPSPDFNALSKFPSHLQPSWNASMLLREPIASFLRDISSKSRRVIVVHDPLMSYNVHDVSSLPNAESYMFNCISALTSYSLISLFFGMSDQHEEESLKKLPSLEGIMTDEIRDLSASQQRYLDIRSGDLNNTSRVIEGKYLDLLAQAELNMNKKQWAIGPILPTKFDHISNRENICLDWLNKQPPRSVLYISFGTTTSFSDREINELAMGLEQSKQKFIWVLRDADRGDIFKGEDRRVELPEGFEERLKDVGLVVREWAPQPEILAHSSTGGFMSHCGWNSCIESITMGVPIAAWPMHSDQPRNGFLVTEVLKIGLIVREWGKREELVNASTIENVVRKLMASEEGNVIRKRAEELGEAVRQSTEKGGTSQIELDSFIAHITR, encoded by the coding sequence ATGGTTAATCGAAATTTCCAAGTCTTACATGTGTTTACTTCTGTTCAGTTCTCATATAAATACAAAAGGATGAATATAGATAAGCTTGCTTCTACCATGACACAAGCTCAACTAGCAGATCACAGGGAGGATCCAACACAAGTACAAAACTCCACTTCCATGTGTAGCGATGAGAATTTACTAAACCATGAATTTAGCAAACTGAAACAAGATGAAGTAGCTATAGTTATGGTTCCATTTCCAGCTCAAGGACATCTTAACCAACTTCTCCAACTTTCATGTTTAATCTCCTCCTATGGTCTTCCTGTCTACTATGTTGGCTCGGCCACACATAATCGTCAAGCCAGGATTCGAGCCAACGCCTTAAATCCTTCAGACATAGCCAAAGTCCACTTCCATGACATCCCAACTCCTGAATTTGCCTCACCATCACCTGATTTTAATGCCTTGAGCAAATTCCCATCACATCTTCAGCCATCATGGAATGCCTCTATGCTTCTTCGCGAGCCCATTGCTTCTTTCTTACGCGATATTTCATCAAAATCAAGACGAGTCATTGTTGTTCATGATCCTTTAATGTCCTATAATGTTCACGATGTTTCTTCTTTGCCCAATGCTGAATCCTATATGTTTAATTGCATATCAGCTTTAACTTCCTACAGTTTGATAAGCTTATTTTTTGGGATGTCTGACCAACATGAAGAAGAATCGCTTAAAAAGCTACCCTCCCTTGAAGGAATTATGACAGATGAAATCAGGGACTTATCAGCTTCTCAGCAACGCTATCTAGATATTCGATCAGGTGATCTTAATAATACAAGCAGAGTAATTGAAGGCAAGTATCTTGATTTGCTGGCACAAGCAGAACTTAATATGAACAAGAAACAATGGGCAATTGGACCTATTCTGCCTACTAAATTCGATCATATCTCGAATAGGGAGAATAtatgtttggattggcttaacaAACAACCTCCAAGATCAGTACTTTATATATCTTTTGGAACAACAACTTCATTTTCCGATAGAGAAATCAATGAGCTCGCGATGGGATTAGAACAAAGCAAACAGAAGTTCATATGGGTGTTGAGAGATGCCGATAGAGGAGATATCTTTAAAGGGGAAGATAGAAGAGTTGAGCTGCCAGAAGGGTTTGAGGAGAGATTAAAAGATGTAGGCTTAGTGGTAAGAGAATGGGCACCACAACCAGAAATATTGGCTCATTCGTCTACAGGCGGGTTCATGAGTCATTGTGGATGGAATTCATGCATAGAGAGTATTACTATGGGAGTGCCTATAGCTGCTTGGCCTATGCACTCTGATCAACCAAGAAATGGTTTCTTGGTGACAGAAGTGCTAAAAATAGGCCTGATTGTGAGGGAGTGGGGGAAACGCGAGGAGTTGGTGAATGCATCCACCATTGAGAATGTTGTGAGGAAGTTGATGGCATCAGAAGAAGGAAATGTGATTAGAAAAAGAGCAGAAGAATTGGGAGAAGCTGTAAGGCAGTCCACAGAGAAAGGGGGTACTTCTCAAATAGAGTTGGATTCTTTCATCGCGCATATCacaagatag